The DNA region GACCTTCAACAAAAGGTATAATTTTAGATTTAAGAAATAATCCAGGTGGACTTTTAACACAAGCAATTGGTGTTGTTGATTTATTTGTTGATCAAGGTGTAATTGTTTCTCAAAAAGGAAGAAGTGCAGCTGATGAAGAAAAATTTAATGCAAAACAGTCAAATACAATAACAACTGTTCCTGTTGTTGTTTTAGTAAATGGAGGGTCTGCATCAGCATCAGAAATTGTAAGCGGTGCTTTACAAGATCATAAAAGAGCAATTGTAATTGGAGAAAAAACTTTTGGAAAAGGTTCAGTTCAAGCAATTTTACCAATTACTCAAGATAGAAGTGAAAATATTAAATTAACAATTGCTAAGTACTATTTACCAAGTGGAAGAACTATTCAAGCAACTGGTATTACTCCAGATGTTATATCTTATGCAGGTGAAGCAGTAAGTGAAACTAATTCAGAATTTAAAATTAAAGAGGCTGATTTAAAAAAGCATTTAGAAGTTGAATTAGATAAAGATAATGGGATTAAAAAAGAAAAAATAGAACCAAAAAGTAAAAAAATTATTACAAAAGAAGATGTAGCAAAAGATAACCAACTTAATACAAGTATTGGTATTTTAAAGTCATTAATAATTATTAATAAATCATAGGAGAGTAAATGAAAATAAGTGATATTGTAGCACTTGGTCTTTGGCCGCAGTCAAAGAAAACTACAAACCAAAAAGGTATTTCTGAGTTAGAAGAGTTAGGATATAATCTATTTTATATCGGTAAAAATGCAGATCTTTACACATGTCCTGGTGATGAACAAAAAGTATTACTTGTAAGAAGTGATAGATGTTCAGTATTTGATATTCCTTTAAATCTTGAGATTGAAGGAAAAGGTGTTTCTCAAACTACTATTTCAAATAGTGGAGCAGAATTTGCACGAGAAGCAGGTATTAGAACAGCGATTTTATCTGAAACAATAGATCTAAGTTTATCTGTTGCACCAAGATGTCAACTTATGGAATTATGTAAACCATTAGAAGCAGAAATTGATGGAGAAGTTGTTCAGTTTGAATTTATATTTAGAAACTATCTAACAGGTTCTTTATTTGATGCAATTCAAAATGGAAATGATCCATATGGTTTAGATTTACCTACTGATTTAAAACAATGGCATAAGTTTGAAACTCCAATTTTTACTCCTACAACTAAAGGAATTAAAGATGAGCCTTTAAATTCTGCAAAAGTTAGAGAAGTTTTTCCAGAAATTATTACAAGTATGGAAAAATTATTTAAAGATTTTACAAAATATGCTGAAGACAATGGGATTGTTGTTGTTGATACAAAATTTGAAATCTTTATTGATGCAAATGGAGAATGGGTTCTTGGTGATGAAGTTTTAACACCAGAGAGTTCTAGATTTATTGCAAAAGAAGATTTTGATGCACAAAATTATATTTCAATGGATAAGCAAATTCTTAGAGATTTTGGAAAAGCTAATAATTGGAAAGAAAAATCAAAAGATTTAAAAGCAGGGGAAAAACTAGAAGTGGAAGTTCCACAATCTATAAAAGATACGATTTTA from Arcobacter sp. LA11 includes:
- a CDS encoding phosphoribosylaminoimidazolesuccinocarboxamide synthase, which produces MKISDIVALGLWPQSKKTTNQKGISELEELGYNLFYIGKNADLYTCPGDEQKVLLVRSDRCSVFDIPLNLEIEGKGVSQTTISNSGAEFAREAGIRTAILSETIDLSLSVAPRCQLMELCKPLEAEIDGEVVQFEFIFRNYLTGSLFDAIQNGNDPYGLDLPTDLKQWHKFETPIFTPTTKGIKDEPLNSAKVREVFPEIITSMEKLFKDFTKYAEDNGIVVVDTKFEIFIDANGEWVLGDEVLTPESSRFIAKEDFDAQNYISMDKQILRDFGKANNWKEKSKDLKAGEKLEVEVPQSIKDTILDGYNTIHKRLSK